Proteins encoded in a region of the Equus asinus isolate D_3611 breed Donkey chromosome X, EquAss-T2T_v2, whole genome shotgun sequence genome:
- the LOC106830394 gene encoding small integral membrane protein 10-like protein 2A translates to MAASVALTAAAAAAALSGLAVRLSRSVAARGSYGAFCKGLTRTLLTFFDLAWRLRMNFPYFYVVASVMLNVRLQVRIE, encoded by the coding sequence ATGGCGGCGTCGGTGGCTCTgaccgcggcggcggcggcggcggccctgTCGGGCCTGGCGGTGCGGCTGTCGCGCTCGGTGGCGGCCCGGGGCTCCTATGGCGCCTTCTGCAAGGGGCTCACGCGCACGCTGCTCACCTTCTTCGACCTGGCCTGGCGGCTGCGCATGAACTTCCCCTACTTCTACGTCGTGGCCTCCGTGATGCTCAACGTCCGCCTGCAGGTGCGGATCGAGTGA